In the genome of Spea bombifrons isolate aSpeBom1 chromosome 11, aSpeBom1.2.pri, whole genome shotgun sequence, one region contains:
- the TCIRG1 gene encoding V-type proton ATPase 116 kDa subunit a 3, whose amino-acid sequence MGTMFRGEEVCLAQLFLQSGCEYQCVSELGELGVVEFRDLNQNVNAFQRRYVSEIRRCEEMETTFGYLEQEIRKAGMNVPESTLSPPAPSPRDALKIQEESEQLAKELREVSGSRQSLRERLRELREYANILRESQRFTGPLPESETWRERADTDPLVDPAVAHRQDLRVSFMAGVIHPWRMNSFERLLWRACRGYLIVNFVEMSEPMEDLVTGESVTQIIFLISYWGERIGEKIKKIANCFHCHIYPYADDESSRMETLADLLVQIQDMQKVLSQTEGYLSQILSRAVSSLHNWRVSVRKMKHIYLTLNLCSVRERCLIGEVWCPVADLPILQAALARASENSGGGGESFCHQIPCAISPPTLIRTNKFTSGFQGIVDAYGVASYQEVNPALYTIITFPFLFAVMFGDVGHGLIMFLFALWLVLGEDNPKLKHAEGEIFSMCFGGRYLILLMGAFSIYTGFVYNECFSLATTIFPSGWSVAAMADVKNWTAHSLTSSIPAPLDPNITGVFMAPYPFGIDPIWSLSSNRLTFLNSFKMKMSVILGVSHMAFGVCLGVFNFIHFKQTYRIFLVSIPELLFLLCLFGYLVFMVIYKWLAWTVVNAEFAPSLLIHFIDMFLFTKNDTNRDLYEGQQIVQMVLVIVAVVCVPVLLLGDPICLFIQHRRKKQNQQMATHTVNDDERSALLVEEAPEHVEKTEQNKETHDEEEFDVSEVFMHQMIHTIEYCLGCISNTASYLRLWALSLAHAQLSEVLWHMVMRIGFSNISFVWSIVIVPVFAFFAALTVAILLVMEGLSAFLHALRLHWVEFQNKFYIGAGYSFTPFRFDTIY is encoded by the exons ATGGGCACAATGTTCCGGGGGGAGGAGGTGTGCCTTGCGCAATTATTCTTGCAGTCTGGCTGTGAATATCAGTGTGTCAGTGAGCTTGGAGAACTTGGAGTGGTGGAGTTTAGAGAT CTAAATCAGAATGTTAACGCCTTTCAACGTCGCTATGTATCTGAGATTAGACGGTGCGAGGAAATGGAGACAACATTTG GATACCTTGAGCAGGAGATACGCAAAGCAGGTATGAATGTGCCAGAGTCTACTCTGTCTCCGCCTGCTCCGTCACCCAGAGACGCACTGAAAATACAAGAAGAATCGGAGCAGTTGGCAAAGGAGTTGAGAGAGGTGTCTGGGAGCCGGCAATCTTTAAGAGAACGGTTAAGAGAGTTGCGGGAATATGCTAATATTTTGCGAGAAAGCCAGAGATTCACTGGACCGCTG cCAGAATCAGAGACCTGGAGGGAGAGAGCTGATACAGATCCTCTGGTAGACCCTGCAGTAGCACACAGACAGGACCTGAGAGTGAG TTTCATGGCTGGCGTCATTCATCCATGGAGAATGAACTCTTTTGAACGCTTATTATGGCGTGCCTGTCGCGGGTACCTGATTGTTAATTTTGTGGAGATGTCAGAGCCCATGGAAGACCTTGTGACG GGTGAGAGTGTAACTCAGATAATATTCCTAATTTCTTACTGGGGAGAAAGAATCGgagagaagataaaaaagaTAGCAAACTG TTTTCACTGTCACATTTATCCTTATGCTGATGACGAGTCTTCTCGAATGGAGACGCTTGCAGACCTCTTGGTTCAGATCCAGGACATGCAGAAG GTTTTGTCTCAGACGGAGGGTTACCTGTCACAGATACTTAGTCGGGCCGTCTCTAGTTTACACAACTGGAGAGTCAGCGTGAGGAAGATGAAGCATATTTATCTCACGCTGAACCTGTGTAGTGTGCGGGAACGATGCTTGATTGGGGAGGTGTGGTGTCCCGTCGCTGACCTACCTATTCTCCAGGCTGCCTTGGCTCGAGCTTCT gaAAACAGTGGAGGAGGTGGAGAATCATTCTGTCATCAAATCCCGTGTGCCATCAGCCCTCCTACCTTGATCCGCACAAATAAATTCACTTCAGGTTTCCAGGGCATTGTTGATGCCTATGGGGTGGCTAGCTATCAGGAGGTGAACCCAG CTCTCTACACAATAATAACCTTCCCGTTCCTTTTTGCTGTAATGTTTGGCGATGTGGGGCATGGGCTCATCATGTTCCTATTTGCTCTCTGGTTGGTTCTTGGAGAGGACAACCCAAAACTTAAACATGCTGAGGGTGAG ATCTTTTCTATGTGCTTTGGAGGACGTTACCTCATACTTTTGATGGGAGCATTCTCTATATACACAGGCTTTGTGTACAATGAGTGTTTTAGCCTTGCTACCACAATATTCCCTTCAGGCTGGAGCGTAGCTGCTATGGCAGATGTCAAAAACTGGAC GGCACATTCGTTGACATCATCTATTCCAGCTCCTCTGGACCCCAACATAACTGGTGTCTTCATGGCTCCGTATCCATTTGGCATTGATCCG atttgGAGCCTTTCCTCAAACAGACTCACCTTCCTGAACTCTTTTAAAATGAAGATGTCTGTTATTCTGGGTGTTAGCCACATGGCATTCGGAGTATGTCTTGGAGTCTTTAACTTCAT TCACTTTAAACAGACGTACCGTATCTTCCTTGTTTCCATCCCTGAGCTGCTCTTCCTTCTGTGTCTGTTTGGGTATCTGGTGTTTATGGTGATATATAAGTGGTTGGCTTGGACCGTGGTCAATGCTGAATTTGCTCCAAGCCTCCTCATTCACTTCATTGACATGTTTCTGTTTACCAAGAATGATACAAACAGAGATCTTTATGAGGGACAG CAAATTGTGCAAATGGTCCTAGTGATTGTTGCTGTGGTCTGCGTCCCAGTTCTTCTTCTTGGAGATCCAATTTGTCTCTTTATTCAACACCGAAGGAAAAAACAGAATCAACAGATGGCCACG CATACAGTAAATGATGATGAGAGAAGTGCGTTATTAGTGGAAGAGGCCCCGGAACATGtagaaaaaacagaacaaaataaagagaCTCATGATGAAGAAGAG TTTGATGTGTCCGAGGTGTTCATGCATCAAATGATTCATACCATAGAGTACTGTTTGGGCTGCATCTCCAATACTGCATCCTACCTACGGCTGTGGGCATTGAGTCTGGCGCATGCAC AGCTGTCTGAGGTCCTGTGGCATATGGTGATGAGAATCGGCTTTTCAAACATCAGCTTTGTTTGGAGCATTGTGATTGTTCCTGTCTTTGCGTTCTTTGCTGCTCTGACAGTCGCTATACTCCTTGTCATGGAGGGTCTCTCTGCATTTTTACATGCCCTCCGTCTGCACTG GGTTGAATTCCAAAACAAGTTCTACATTGGAGCAGGATACTCGTTCACACCGTTCCGCTTCGATACAATCTATTGA